One window of the Rhipicephalus microplus isolate Deutch F79 chromosome 2, USDA_Rmic, whole genome shotgun sequence genome contains the following:
- the LOC142785227 gene encoding uncharacterized protein LOC142785227, with protein MPKNSSCCFQCPLLADFYHENISMCCCVHPIYASCIFLQCKHLLQIGGHGLREIGVNAMKAVLAHDVQVLYSLHGRKGKRAFVNLRLCRLVTDVICQKAGCDQAEALNFIKRWLPGSGDRCGGRKRRFREAFVVEQPDDPHSQSADYRLLAAAGFLPSHSSQGLDSTTVTVPPTQPDLQ; from the exons atgcccaaaaattcaagttgttgttttcagtgtcctcttcttgcagatttttatcatgaaaacatttcgatgtgctgttgcgttcaccccatctatgcttcttgcatttttttacagtgcaagcacctcctgcagattgggggacatggcctccgagaaattggtgtgaatgccatgaaggctgtattggcacatgacgtgcaagtgctgtacagccttcatggcagaaaagggaaaagggcctttgtgaacctgaggctctgtagattagtgaccg acgtcatctgccaaaaagcagggtgcgaccaggcggaggccctcaactttattaagaggtggctgccagggtctggtgatcgctgtgggggcaggaagcggcgcttcagagaagcatttgttgtggagcagcccgatgatccccactctcagagtgcagattatcggctgctcgcggcggctggcttcctgcccagccacagcagccagggccttgacagcaccactgtcactgtgcccccaacgcaacctgacctgcagtag